The following proteins are encoded in a genomic region of Amphiura filiformis chromosome 11, Afil_fr2py, whole genome shotgun sequence:
- the LOC140163596 gene encoding uncharacterized protein, whose translation MGPACSVLRSVPRLVPCRLHEHELVVYQNLADSSSVSWICCQCGLPNFSSSLFSRSDIELSNSFSCLSPDCDSITSEFPSSPLASSSPTSKNKGYQNPRPRPTSKPKRTSLKILVVNFQGIRNKTADLSVCIDEKDPDIIIGSETHLNDLINSSELFPPNFTVFRKDRDFGPAKGGVLIATKNDLIATHRVDLDSNCEAVWVSIELQGAKQITIGSFYRSQQYGNTTEYFDQLQESLRKASKNNNSQIYLAGDFNLPDVDWPTQSIPPGSQYVALSNHMLDISAEFGLEQMVTEPTRIKNILDLFFTTNSSLVESSTVIPGISDHDGIPLIVVNSKPITVKPKPRKVYSYHKADVSAIKSDLLDFSNYLTSSENTNSTVEGLYTDFENKIKDVMDAHVPARMVTKKNLTPWIGKGIKRLHRRKQRAYPLA comes from the coding sequence ATGGGGCCAGCGTGCAGTGTCTTGCGATCAGTGCCAAGGCTGGTACCATGCAGATTGCATGAACATGAACTCGTAGTCTATCAAAATTTAGCTGACAGTAGTAGCGTATCTTGGATTTGCTGCCAATGCGGCTTGCCCAACTTTTCCAGTTCGCTATTTTCTAGATCTGATATTGAGCTGTCAAACAGTTTTTCGTGTTTGTCACCTGATTGCGACAGCATCACCAGTGAGTTCCCTAGCTCGCCATTGGCTTCCTCTTCTCCAACCTCCAAAAACAAGGGTTACCAGAACCCTAGACCCAGACCAACTTCCAAACCAAAAAGAACCAGTCTAAAAATCCTGGTTGTGAACTTCCAGGGTATCCGCAACAAAACTGCGGATCTGAGTGTTTGTATTGATGAAAAAGACCCGGACATCATCATAGGATCTGAGACACATTTGAATGATTTGATAAACAGCAGCGAACTGTTCCCACCCAATTTCACGGTTTTTAGAAAAGACCGTGATTTTGGGCCTGCTAAAGGAGGAGTCCTCATAGCAACCAAAAATGACCTCATAGCCACTCATAGAGTGGACCTTGACTCAAATTGTGAGGCAGTTTGGGTTTCAATAGAACTTCAGGGAGCCAAACAAATCACCATTGGCTCTTTCTACCGCTCCCAACAGTATGGTAATACTACTGAGTATTTTGACCAGTTACAAGAGTCTCTTCGTAAAGCTAGTAAAAACAATAACAGCCAAATTTACTTAGCCGGGGATTTTAACCTTCCCGATGTTGATTGGCCAACCCAATCAATACCACCTGGTTCCCAATATGTTGCCTTGTCCAATCATATGCTGGATATCTCGGCTGAGTTTGGGCTCGAACAGATGGTCACCGAGCCTACTAGGATCAAGAATATCCTTGATCTCTTTTTTACCACCAATTCCTCCTTAGTGGAGAGCTCAACTGTGATACCGGGTATATCGGATCATGATGGTATCCCTCTGATTGTTGTTAACTCAAAACCCATAACTGTTAAACCTAAACCAAGGAAAGTGTACAGCTACCATAAAGCTGATGTCAGTGCTATAAAATCTGACCTCCTTGATTTTAGTAATTATCTTACTTCCAGTGAAAATACAAATTCAACTGTTGAAGGGTTGTATactgattttgaaaataaaatcaaagatgTCATGGACGCCCATGTTCCAGCTCGTATGGTCACCAAAAAGAATCTGACCCCTTGGATTGGTAAAGGTATCAAGCGCTTACATAGAAGAAAACAAAGGGCATATCCGTTGGCGTAA